Proteins encoded by one window of Arabidopsis thaliana chromosome 2, partial sequence:
- the FRS3 gene encoding FAR1-related sequence 3 (FAR1-related sequence 3 (FRS3); FUNCTIONS IN: zinc ion binding; INVOLVED IN: response to red or far red light; LOCATED IN: cellular_component unknown; EXPRESSED IN: 22 plant structures; EXPRESSED DURING: 13 growth stages; CONTAINS InterPro DOMAIN/s: Zinc finger, PMZ-type (InterPro:IPR006564), Zinc finger, SWIM-type (InterPro:IPR007527), Transcription factor, FAR1-related (InterPro:IPR004330), MULE transposase, conserved domain (InterPro:IPR018289); BEST Arabidopsis thaliana protein match is: FAR1-related sequence 5 (TAIR:AT4G38180.1); Has 1433 Blast hits to 1269 proteins in 40 species: Archae - 0; Bacteria - 0; Metazoa - 4; Fungi - 39; Plants - 1388; Viruses - 0; Other Eukaryotes - 2 (source: NCBI BLink).), whose translation MDVHLVEENVSMGNHEIGDEGDVEPSDCSGQNNMDNSLGVQDEIGIAEPCVGMEFNSEKEAKSFYDEYSRQLGFTSKLLPRTDGSVSVREFVCSSSSKRSKRRLSESCDAMVRIELQGHEKWVVTKFVKEHTHGLASSNMLHCLRPRRHFANSEKSSYQEGVNVPSGMMYVSMDANSRGARNASMATNTKRTIGRDAHNLLEYFKRMQAENPGFFYAVQLDEDNQMSNVFWADSRSRVAYTHFGDTVTLDTRYRCNQFRVPFAPFTGVNHHGQAILFGCALILDESDTSFIWLFKTFLTAMRDQPPVSLVTDQDRAIQIAAGQVFPGARHCINKWDVLREGQEKLAHVCLAYPSFQVELYNCINFTETIEEFESSWSSVIDKYDLGRHEWLNSLYNARAQWVPVYFRDSFFAAVFPSQGYSGSFFDGYVNQQTTLPMFFRLYERAMESWFEMEIEADLDTVNTPPVLKTPSPMENQAANLFTRKIFGKFQEELVETFAHTANRIEDDGTTSTFRVANFENDNKAYIVTFCYPEMRANCSCQMFEHSGILCRHVLTVFTVTNILTLPPHYILRRWTRNAKSMVELDEHVSENGHDSSIHRYNHLCREAIKYAEEGAITAEAYNIALGQLREGGKKVSVVRKRIGRAAPPSSHGGGIGSGDKTSLSAADTTPLLWPRQDEMIRRFNLNDGGARAQSVSDLNLPRMAPVSLHRDDTAPENMVALPCLKSLTWGMESKNTMPGGRVAVINLKLHDYRKFPSADMDVKFQLSSVTLEPMLRSMAYISEQLSSPANRVAVINLKLQDTETTTGESEVKFQVSRDTLGAMLRSMAYIREQLSIVGELQTESQAKKQRK comes from the exons ATGGATGTTCATTTGGTGGAAGAGAATGTGTCAATGGGGAATCATGAGATAGGAGATGAAGGAGATGTTGAACCTAGTGATTGCAGTGGACAGAACAACATGGATAACTCGTTAGGGGTGCAAGATGAGATTGGAATTGCAGAGCCATGTGTTGGTATGGAGTTTAattcagaaaaagaagctaaatCTTTCTATGATGAGTACTCGAGGCAGCTTGGTTTTACTTCTAAGCTTCTTCCTAGAACTGATGGGTCTGTTAGTGTTCGAGAATTTGtgtgtagtagtagtagtaaaaGGTCAAAGAGAAGGCTTTCTGAGAGTTGTGATGCAATGGTTAGGATAGAGTTGCAAGGTCATGAGAAATGGGTTGTTACAAAGTTTGTTAAAGAGCATACTCATGGATTAGCAAGTTCTAATATGCTTCATTGTCTTCGTCCTCGTAGGCATTTTGCTAACTCGGAGAAATCTAGTTATCAAGAAGGGGTTAATGTGCCTAGTGGTATGATGTATGTTTCTATGGATGCTAATAGCAGAGGAGCTAGAAATGCGTCTATGGCTACAAACACGAAGAGAACGATTGGACGGGATGCACATAATCTGTTGGAGTATTTTAAGAGGATGCAGGCAGAGAATCCTGGCTTTTTCTATGCGGTTCAGCTTGATGAAGATAATCAGATGTCAAATGTGTTTTGGGCTGATTCGAGATCTAGGGTTGCTTATACTCATTTTGGTGACACGGTTACCTTAGATACGAGGTACAGGTGCAATCAGTTTCGTGTTCCTTTTGCGCCATTTACTGGTGTGAATCATCATGGTCAGGCTATCTTATTTGGCTGTGCACTTATTTTGGACGAGTCAGACACTTCATTTATCTGGCTGTTCAAGACTTTTCTAACAGCAATGAGAGATCAACCGCCGGTTTCTTTGGTGACTGATCAAGATAGAGCCATACAGATTGCTGCTGGTCAGGTATTTCCAGGTGCTCGTCACTGTATTAATAAGTGGGATGTGCTAAGAGAAGGTCAGGAAAAGCTGGCTCATGTGTGTCTTGCGTATCCTAGTTTTCAGGTGGAGCTATATAATTGTATCAACTTTACTGAAACGATTGAGGAGTTTGAATCGTCCTGGAGTTCTGTCATTGACAAATATGACTTAGGAAGACATGAATGGCTTAATTCTTTATATAATGCTCGAGCTCAGTGGGTACCTGTTTATTTCCGGGATTCGTTTTTTGCTGCAGTGTTTCCTAGCCAAGGTTATTCGGGTTCCTTTTTCGATGGATATGTGAATCAGCAGACAACCCTTCCGATGTTCTTTAGGCTGTACGAAAGGGCTATGGAGAGCTGGTTCGAGATGGAGATTGAAGCAGATCTTGACACTGTCAACACACCTCCAGTCTTGAAGACGCCATCACCCATGGAGAATCAGGCTGCAAATCTCTTTACAAGGAAAATATTTGGAAAGTTCCAGGAAGAGTTGGTAGAGACATTCGCTCACACGGCAAACAGAATTGAAGATGATGGTACTACCAGCACATTTAGGGttgcaaattttgaaaatgacaACAAAGCTTATATAGTAACGTTTTGCTACCCTGAAATGAGAGCAAACTGCAGCTGTCAAATGTTTGAGCACTCCGGCATACTCTGCCGACATGTTTTGACGGTGTTTACTGTCACTAATATACTCACTTTGCCACCACATTATATTTTGAGACGGTGGACAAGAAATGCCAAGAGCATGGTAGAGTTAGATGAGCATGTCAGTGAAAATGGGCATGATAGCTCGATACACCGCTATAATCATTTATGTCGCGAAGCCATCAAGTATGCTGAGGAAGGGGCAATTACAGCTGAAGCTTATAATATTGCTTTAGGGCAACTCAGAGAAGGTGGAAAGAAGGTTTCAGTTGTCAGGAAAAGGATAGGTAGAGCTGCGCCTCCTAGCTCACATGGTGGTGGAATTGGTAGTGGTGACAAGACCTCTCTATCAGCTGCTGACACAACCCCTTTGCTGTGGCCGCGCCAGGATGAAATGATACGCAGATTTAACCTTAACGATGGTGGGGCCAGAGCTCAATCTGTTTCTGATCTGAATCTGCCGCGTATGGCACCAGTGTCACTTCACCGAGATGATACTGCTCCTGAGAATATG GTGGCTCTTCCTTGTCTTAAGTCATTGACTTGGGGGATGGAGAGTAAAAATACAATGCCGGGTGGTAGAGTTGCAGTTATCAATTTAAAG TTGCACGATTACAGAAAGTTTCCCTCAGCAGACATGGATGTCAAATTTCAGCTGTCTAGCGTCACACTTGAACCCATGTTAAGGTCCATGGCTTACATTAGCGAGCAACTTTCATCTCCAGCCAATAGAGTAGCTGTCATCAATTTGAAG CTTCAAGATACCGAGACAACAACAGGAGAATCAGAGGTCAAGTTTCAGGTGTCCCGAGATACACTAGGTGCCATGTTGAGATCAATGGCCTATATCCGTGAGCAGCTCTCAATCGTT GGAGAGCTACAAACAGAATCTCAAGCAAAGAAGCAACGCAAATGa
- the FRS3 gene encoding FAR1-related sequence 3 (FAR1-related sequence 3 (FRS3); FUNCTIONS IN: zinc ion binding; INVOLVED IN: response to red or far red light; LOCATED IN: cellular_component unknown; EXPRESSED IN: 22 plant structures; EXPRESSED DURING: 13 growth stages; CONTAINS InterPro DOMAIN/s: Zinc finger, PMZ-type (InterPro:IPR006564), Zinc finger, SWIM-type (InterPro:IPR007527), MULE transposase, conserved domain (InterPro:IPR018289); BEST Arabidopsis thaliana protein match is: FAR1-related sequence 5 (TAIR:AT4G38180.1); Has 35333 Blast hits to 34131 proteins in 2444 species: Archae - 798; Bacteria - 22429; Metazoa - 974; Fungi - 991; Plants - 531; Viruses - 0; Other Eukaryotes - 9610 (source: NCBI BLink).) — protein sequence MCWHFANSEKSSYQEGVNVPSGMMYVSMDANSRGARNASMATNTKRTIGRDAHNLLEYFKRMQAENPGFFYAVQLDEDNQMSNVFWADSRSRVAYTHFGDTVTLDTRYRCNQFRVPFAPFTGVNHHGQAILFGCALILDESDTSFIWLFKTFLTAMRDQPPVSLVTDQDRAIQIAAGQVFPGARHCINKWDVLREGQEKLAHVCLAYPSFQVELYNCINFTETIEEFESSWSSVIDKYDLGRHEWLNSLYNARAQWVPVYFRDSFFAAVFPSQGYSGSFFDGYVNQQTTLPMFFRLYERAMESWFEMEIEADLDTVNTPPVLKTPSPMENQAANLFTRKIFGKFQEELVETFAHTANRIEDDGTTSTFRVANFENDNKAYIVTFCYPEMRANCSCQMFEHSGILCRHVLTVFTVTNILTLPPHYILRRWTRNAKSMVELDEHVSENGHDSSIHRYNHLCREAIKYAEEGAITAEAYNIALGQLREGGKKVSVVRKRIGRAAPPSSHGGGIGSGDKTSLSAADTTPLLWPRQDEMIRRFNLNDGGARAQSVSDLNLPRMAPVSLHRDDTAPENMVALPCLKSLTWGMESKNTMPGGRVAVINLKLHDYRKFPSADMDVKFQLSSVTLEPMLRSMAYISEQLSSPANRVAVINLKLQDTETTTGESEVKFQVSRDTLGAMLRSMAYIREQLSIVGELQTESQAKKQRK from the exons ATGTGTTG GCATTTTGCTAACTCGGAGAAATCTAGTTATCAAGAAGGGGTTAATGTGCCTAGTGGTATGATGTATGTTTCTATGGATGCTAATAGCAGAGGAGCTAGAAATGCGTCTATGGCTACAAACACGAAGAGAACGATTGGACGGGATGCACATAATCTGTTGGAGTATTTTAAGAGGATGCAGGCAGAGAATCCTGGCTTTTTCTATGCGGTTCAGCTTGATGAAGATAATCAGATGTCAAATGTGTTTTGGGCTGATTCGAGATCTAGGGTTGCTTATACTCATTTTGGTGACACGGTTACCTTAGATACGAGGTACAGGTGCAATCAGTTTCGTGTTCCTTTTGCGCCATTTACTGGTGTGAATCATCATGGTCAGGCTATCTTATTTGGCTGTGCACTTATTTTGGACGAGTCAGACACTTCATTTATCTGGCTGTTCAAGACTTTTCTAACAGCAATGAGAGATCAACCGCCGGTTTCTTTGGTGACTGATCAAGATAGAGCCATACAGATTGCTGCTGGTCAGGTATTTCCAGGTGCTCGTCACTGTATTAATAAGTGGGATGTGCTAAGAGAAGGTCAGGAAAAGCTGGCTCATGTGTGTCTTGCGTATCCTAGTTTTCAGGTGGAGCTATATAATTGTATCAACTTTACTGAAACGATTGAGGAGTTTGAATCGTCCTGGAGTTCTGTCATTGACAAATATGACTTAGGAAGACATGAATGGCTTAATTCTTTATATAATGCTCGAGCTCAGTGGGTACCTGTTTATTTCCGGGATTCGTTTTTTGCTGCAGTGTTTCCTAGCCAAGGTTATTCGGGTTCCTTTTTCGATGGATATGTGAATCAGCAGACAACCCTTCCGATGTTCTTTAGGCTGTACGAAAGGGCTATGGAGAGCTGGTTCGAGATGGAGATTGAAGCAGATCTTGACACTGTCAACACACCTCCAGTCTTGAAGACGCCATCACCCATGGAGAATCAGGCTGCAAATCTCTTTACAAGGAAAATATTTGGAAAGTTCCAGGAAGAGTTGGTAGAGACATTCGCTCACACGGCAAACAGAATTGAAGATGATGGTACTACCAGCACATTTAGGGttgcaaattttgaaaatgacaACAAAGCTTATATAGTAACGTTTTGCTACCCTGAAATGAGAGCAAACTGCAGCTGTCAAATGTTTGAGCACTCCGGCATACTCTGCCGACATGTTTTGACGGTGTTTACTGTCACTAATATACTCACTTTGCCACCACATTATATTTTGAGACGGTGGACAAGAAATGCCAAGAGCATGGTAGAGTTAGATGAGCATGTCAGTGAAAATGGGCATGATAGCTCGATACACCGCTATAATCATTTATGTCGCGAAGCCATCAAGTATGCTGAGGAAGGGGCAATTACAGCTGAAGCTTATAATATTGCTTTAGGGCAACTCAGAGAAGGTGGAAAGAAGGTTTCAGTTGTCAGGAAAAGGATAGGTAGAGCTGCGCCTCCTAGCTCACATGGTGGTGGAATTGGTAGTGGTGACAAGACCTCTCTATCAGCTGCTGACACAACCCCTTTGCTGTGGCCGCGCCAGGATGAAATGATACGCAGATTTAACCTTAACGATGGTGGGGCCAGAGCTCAATCTGTTTCTGATCTGAATCTGCCGCGTATGGCACCAGTGTCACTTCACCGAGATGATACTGCTCCTGAGAATATG GTGGCTCTTCCTTGTCTTAAGTCATTGACTTGGGGGATGGAGAGTAAAAATACAATGCCGGGTGGTAGAGTTGCAGTTATCAATTTAAAG TTGCACGATTACAGAAAGTTTCCCTCAGCAGACATGGATGTCAAATTTCAGCTGTCTAGCGTCACACTTGAACCCATGTTAAGGTCCATGGCTTACATTAGCGAGCAACTTTCATCTCCAGCCAATAGAGTAGCTGTCATCAATTTGAAG CTTCAAGATACCGAGACAACAACAGGAGAATCAGAGGTCAAGTTTCAGGTGTCCCGAGATACACTAGGTGCCATGTTGAGATCAATGGCCTATATCCGTGAGCAGCTCTCAATCGTT GGAGAGCTACAAACAGAATCTCAAGCAAAGAAGCAACGCAAATGa